One region of Oryza sativa Japonica Group chromosome 5, ASM3414082v1 genomic DNA includes:
- the LOC4338940 gene encoding protein ROS1C: MDPSGLNLQGNPAENQESWTSGVSVGRGTPNLGVGTAVAGRSCPSSTLFPGSSLSSTALLNTMHEGSFPQTALVAGSVSSADEQHGAPPVRPSYNLPAGCTQVPISILVFHRRLTGRGSRCRSPQSRSFMPAPALSGVSEADGAYGPIPQSDFLSLRGPSEVFPGDMAMNHSEPATSYGYNSEYAPMHLQPNGLYTEASNTESEREASQLQQSAEAVICDSLSKLESAMEKIQGQNPQESSGLVAEGSADDNIHKYHQKAKRARTQITHSDKIDLPTQAVSACKEKTITQIEMQIADAERTEALKGEDAPAQKLKTRRRKHRPKVIREDRPAKKQMATTSEEKPLNQKPKRKYVRKNRNPSSLEKCAEPFSDHSISRESRTTVRSSIASVRRRLQFEFGEHGVQRDQSSMTNSWYQNQEKPVNAESSLCSVTKSSVQVEHGQELHMENSPEGLFFGINSKLNKILDEYIHLPEAAPKPSEQIPLAASGHVSEELARKQYDVRHTHDPDSTSYNIERSGLITTKGHKKDLDLNYSNTNGFQMYCSASLLPEMDSTKGSMTKVSKMDKNKKRHYGGESSLAGTQSSIIMRTAAEMLAVYQACGIKKKRSARVRRNSFLSVMDLEKNTSQESTRLPRSCMEALYESSYIKFMTKKRSQKARLNSPNSIQPNIDQKNRFSSETVFSGGFNGLKRSEETFQKTLPQIPDDKRINLDIHCKVPVESSPNTSTPPYMDYLQGVTSKFRYFDLNTEQVHKTEMHLSQTMPSLSSLGATNYLPNALVPYVGGAVVPYQTQFHLVKKQRPRAKVDLDFETTRVWNLLMGKAADPVDGTDVDKERWWKQEREVFQGRANSFIARMRLVQGDRRFSPWKGSVVDSVVGVFLTQNVADHLSSSAYMALAASFPTGSHGNCNDGIAGQDNEEIISTSAVGDRGTFEFFYNGSRPDIGLNFEFSMACEKIHMEPKDNTTVNELTKGENYSLHCKESAGSLCDHETEIDHKAKSISDFSAVELTACMKNLHATQFQKEISLSQSVVTSESILQPGLPLSSGMDHARRNFVGSISDTASQQVGSNFDDGKSLTGNDVTANETEYHGIKAAATNNYVVDEPGIPSGSSLYPFFSAIDCHQLDGRNDTHVSSTSPNCSICSASSNFKIGTIEENSSLFMPFDAHLAQRNGNMIVDTNLSSALESTELPVKLLHCGKRSCYEASEFQDHESLYATGGVIPETATKADDSTLKSGFASFNGLPDTAAQASKPKKSRTTSKKNSENFDWDKLRRQACGNYQMKERIFDRRDSVDWEAVRCADVQRISHAIRERGMNNVLAERIQKFLNRLVTDHGSIDLEWLRDVPPDSAKDYLLSIRGLGLKSVECVRLLTLHHLAFPVDTNVGRICVRLGWVPIQPLPESLQLHLLELYPVLETIQKYLWPRLCKLDQQTLYELHYQMITFGKVFCTKSKPNCNACPMRSECRHFASAFASARLALPSPQDKRLVNLSNQFAFHNGTMPTPNSTPLPQLEGSIHARDVHANNTNPIIEEPASPREEECRELLENDIEDFDEDTDEIPIIKLNMEAFSQNLENCIKESNKDFQSDDITKALVAISNEAASIPVPKLKNVHRLRTEHYVYELPDSHPLMQQLALDQREPDDPSPYLLAIWTPDELKDTREAPKPCCNPQTEGGLCSNEMCHNCVSERENQYRYVRGTVLVPCRTAMRGSFPLNGTYFQVNEVFADHSSSHNPINIPREQLWNLHRRMVYFGTSVPTIFKGLTTEEIQHCFWRGFVCVRGFNMETRAPRPLCPHFHLAASKLRRSSKKAATEQTH; the protein is encoded by the exons ATGGATCCCTCAGGGCTCAACCTGCAGGGGAATCCTGCTGAGAACCAGGAGAGCTGGACCTCCGGCGTGTCAGTTGGGAGGGGCACCCCAAATTTGGGTGTTGGGACGGCCGTGGCAGGCCGGAGCTGCCCGTCATCAACATTGTTCCCGGGGTCCTCCCTGTCGTCGACGGCGTTGCTGAATACCATGCACGAGGGCTCCTTTCCACAGACAGCCTTGGTGGCGGGTTCCGTGAGCAGCGCCGATGAGCAGCATGGTGCGCCCCCCGTACGGCCATCCTACAACCTTCCTGCAGGATGCACGCAGGTGCCGATAAGTATTCTGGTGTTCCACAGGAGGCTGACGGGGAGGGGATCCAGGTGCCGGTCGCCGCAATCTCGTAGCTTTATGCCTGCTCCTGCACTGTCCGGTGTCTCAGAGG CAGATGGAGCTTATGGGCCGATTCCTCAAAGTGATTTCTTGTCGCTTCGAGGTCCATCTGAAGTTTTTCCTGGTGATATGGCAATGAATCATTCAGAACCGGCCACTTCATATGGGTACAATTCAGAGTATGCACCTATGCATCTTCAGCCAAATGGCTTATACACTGAAGCTTCCAACACTGAAAGTGAAAGAGAAGCTAGCCAACTGCAACAATCAGCGGAAGCTGTTATCTGTGACAGCCTCAGTAAGTTGGAATCGGCTATGGAGAAAATTCAGGGTCAAAATCCTCAAGAATCAAGTGGCTTAGTTGCAGAGGGTTCCGCTGATGATAACATTCACAAGTACCATCAGAAAGCTAAAAGGGCCAGGACACAAATCACTCACAGTGACAAAATAGACTTACCAACACAAGCTGTATCTGCATGCAAGGAAAAAACAATAACTCAGATAGAGATGCAGATTGCAGATGCTGAGAGAACTGAAGCACTCAAGGGTGAGGATGCCCCAGCACAAAAGCTGAAGACTCGAAGGAGAAAGCACAGGCCCAAGGTAATCCGTGAGGACAGGCCAGCCAAAAAGCAAATGGCCACAACATCAGAAGAAAAACCTCTCAATCAGAAACCCAAAAGAAAATATGTGCGGAAGAATAGAAACCCCAGTTCTTTGGAGAAGTGCGCAGAACCTTTTAGTGACCATTCAATTTCTAGAGAATCCAGAACTACCGTTAGAAGCAGCATTGCATCAGTTCGAAGAAGGCTGCAATTTGAGTTCGGGGAGCACGGGGTGCAGAGGGACCAATCATCAATGACCAATTCATGGTACCAAAACCAGGAGAAACCTGTTAATGCTGAGAGTTCTTTGTGCTCAGTGACTAAATCGTCCGTGCAGGTTGAACATGGACAGGAATTACACATGGAAAATTCACCAGAAGGGTTGTTTTTTGGCATCAACTCCAAACTGAACAAAATTTTAGATGAGTACATACATTTGCCAGAAGCCGCACCAAAACCTTCAGAGCAAATCCCACTGGCTGCTTCTGGTCATGTTAGCGAGGAACTAGCAAGGAAACAATATGATGTGAGACACACTCATGATCCTGATTCTACAAGTTATAATATAGAAAGGAGTGGTCTGATCACAACGAAAGGGCACAAAAAGGACCTAGACCTGAACTATTCTAACACAAATGGTTTTCAGATGTATTGTTCGGCTAGTTTGTTACCAGAAATGGACTCCACAAAGGGCAGTATGACTAAGGTATCAAAAATGGACAAGAACAAAAAACGACATTATGGAGGTGAGTCCTCCCTAGCTGGCACACAGAGCTCCATTATCATGAGAACTGCAGCTGAGATGCTAGCAGTTTACCAAGCTTGTGGTATTAAAAAGAAGCGATCGGCCCGAGTCCGCAGGAATTCCTTTCTTTCTGTTATGGATCTTGAGAAGAATACTTCACAAGAATCAACAAGATTGCCGCGGTCATGCATGGAGGCCCTGTATGAGAGTTCCTACATAAAATTTATGACCAAGAAACGTTCACAGAAGGCACGGCTCAACTCTCCCAATTCCATTCAACCAAATATAGATCAGAAAAACAGGTTTTCATCTGAAACAGTTTTTTCTGGAGGATTCAATGGATTGAAAAGATCAGAGGAAACTTTCCAGAAAACTTTACCTCAGATTCCAGATGATAAGAGGATCAACCTTGACATTCATTGCAAAGTACCAGTAGAAAGCTCACCAAATACATCAACGCCACCATATATGGATTACCTTCAAGGAGTTACATCAAAGTTTAGATACTTTGATTTGAACACTGAGCAGGTGCATAAAACTGAGATGCATTTGTCTCAAACCatgccctctctttcttctttagGAGCAACAAATTATCTACCGAATGCTCTAGTCCCATATGTTGGTGGGGCGGTGGTTCCATATCAGACACAGTTTCATTTAGTCAAGAAGCAACGCCCTCGAGCTAAGGTTGACTTGGATTTTGAAACAACGAGAGTTTGGAACCTTCTGATGGGTAAAGCAGCTGACCCTGTAGATGGAACTGATGTTGATAAAGAGAGATGGTGGAAACAAGAAAGAGAAGTTTTTCAAGGTCGTGCTAATTCATTCATAGCACGTATGCGCCTAGTTCAAG GTGACAGGCGCTTTTCTCCTTGGAAAGGATCAGTAGTGGACTCTGTAGTAGGAGTTTTCCTCACACAGAATGTAGCGGATCATCTTTCCAG CTCTGCATACATGGCCCTTGCCGCAAGTTTTCCTACAGGGTCACATGGCAATTGTAATGATGGCATTGCTGGTCAGGACAATGAAGAAATCATTAGCACGAGTGCAGTAGGAGACAGAGGCACATTTGAATTCTTTTATAATGGGTCAAGACCAGATATAGGATTAAATTTTGAGTTCTCAATGGCCTGTGAGAAGATCCACATGGAACCAAAGGACAATACTACAGTTAATGAGTTAACTAAAGGTGAAAATTATTCTCTTCATTGCAAAGAATCAGCTGGAAGTCTTTGTGACCACGAGACAGAAATAGATCATAAAGCAAAATCAATATCAGATTTCTCTGCAGTAGAATTAACAGCATGTATGAAAAATCTACATGCGACACAGTTCCAGAAGGAGATATCATTATCCCAAAGTGTTGTAACTTCAGAGTCAATTCTTCAACCAGGATTACCTTTGAGTTCTGGGATGGATCATGCTCGTAGAAATTTTGTTGGTAGCATTAGTGACACAGCTTCTCAGCAGGTGGGAAGCAATTTTGATGATGGAAAATCATTAACAGGAAATGATGTCACAGCCAATGAAACTGAGTACCATGGAAtcaaagcagcagcaacaaataATTATGTTGTAGATGAACCTGGGATTCCTTCTGGTTCCAGCCTGTATCCATTTTTCTCAGCTATTGATTGTCATCAACTAGATGGGAGGAACGACACACATGTTTCTTCTACCTCTCCTAACTGTTCTATATGTTCTGCATcatcaaactttaaaattggCACAATTGAGGAGAACAGTTCTCTTTTCATGCCATTTGATGCTCATCTAGCGCAGAGGAATGGAAATATGATTGTTGACACAAATCTTAGCTCGGCACTGGAAAGCACAGAGCTTCCAG TCAAATTATTACATTGTGGCAAAAGGAGTTGTTATGAAGCATCAGAGTTTCAGGACCATGAATCACTGTATGCCACTGGTGGAGTGATACCAGAAACAGCAACCAAAGCAGATGATTCAACCTTAAAATCTGGTTTTGCTTCCTTCAATGGATTGCCAGATACAGCAGCACAGGCATCAAAACCAAAGAAATCAAGAACCACAAGTAAAAAGAACAGTGAGAATTTTGACTGGGATAAATTGCGAAGACAGGCTTGTGGTAATTATCAGATGAAAGAAAGAATTTTTGACCGAAGAGATTCTGTTGATTGGGAAGCAGTAAGGTGTGCAGATGTACAAagaatttctcatgccattcgAGAACGAGGAATGAATAATGTCTTAGCAGAGCGTATCCAG AAATTCCTGAATCGTTTGGTCACCGATCATGGGAGCATTGATCTTGAGTGGTTAAGAGATGTTCCTCCAGACTCAGCAAA GGACTATCTGCTTAGTATACGTGGATTGGGGCTCAAAAGTGTTGAGTGTGTCCGCCTTTTGACATTACATCATCTTGCATTCCCA GTTGATACTAATGTTGGTCGTATATGTGTACGATTGGGATGGGTGCCAATTCAACCCCTCCCTGAATCTCTTCAGTTACACCTTCTGGAGCT ATACCCTGTCTTGGAGACTATACAAAAGTACCTCTGGCCTCGTCTGTGTAAACTTGATCAACAAACACT GTATGAGTTACATTATCAGATGATTACTTTTGGAAAG GTGTTCTGTACCAAAAGCAAGCCGAATTGCAATGCATGTCCAATGAGGAGTGAATGCAGGCATTTTGCAAGTGCCTTTGCAAG TGCAAGACTTGCACTTCCTTCTCCTCAGGACAAAAGGTTGGTGAATCTGAGCAATCAATTTGCTTTCCATAATGGCACAATGCCCACACCAAATTCAACTCCTCTGCCTCAGCTCGAGGGGAGTATCCATGCAAGGGATGTTCATGCTAACAACACAAATCCAATAATTGAGGAGCCAGCAAGTCCAAGAGAGGAAGAATGCCGAGAACTTTTAGAGAATGAtattgaagattttgatgaagaTACTGATGAAATCCCAATAATAAAACTTAACATGGAAGCTTTTTCTCAAAACTTGGAAAATTGCATAAAAGAAAGCAATAAGGATTTCCAATCTGATGATATTACAAAAGCATTGGTTGCTATCAGCAATGAAGCAGCTTCAATTCCTGTACCTAAACTAAAGAATGTGCATAGACTTCGGACAGAACACTATGT TTACGAACTTCCAGATTCACATCCCCTCATGCAACAG CTAGCACTCGACCAACGGGAGCCTGATGATCCAAGTCCTTACCTGTTGGCCATATGGACACCAG ATGAACTAAAGGACACAAGGGAGGCACCAAAACCGTGCTGCAATCCTCAAACT